The Salvelinus namaycush isolate Seneca chromosome 26, SaNama_1.0, whole genome shotgun sequence genomic sequence CTGGTTTAGGAATAATTTGTTATAAAGCCTACATACCATAGCtctatgaaataaaacaaatcTGTTAAGAAAAGCTAATATTGTCTCATTAACCTCTGAACAAATGACTGTGAATGTATTATCCTTTTCAATAACCCAACGAGACGAGGACATAATTTTTGTATATTTGAGAATGTCAAGAGAAGCTCCTTGTTTCCGGTAGATGGCATCCTCTCAGGTTATAGAAAGGCCCCAAAAATCTTCCGTTGAATTTGAGGTGTGATTGAAGGTTGCTGTCACGTAGCACTTTGATGTTCATGCCCGGGTCCGCACAACATGAGGTTTCAAAGCGCGTGGTCTCTACGCACCTTTGACCTAAACACACACGTGCCAGCTATCAATGAAATGCAGATCTATGATAACTTTGCAATACTTTTAACTGGCATCGGAACGTGCTGGATCGTGCTGGAAAGTGCCACTACATTAGCAGATGATAAGCATAACTAAAAACACAGGTTATACTGCTATACATTATGGATTAAGATACCATTGAGACAATGTTTTTAAAGGAATGTTTTTTAATTGTATTTCAACATACAGGCCTATCTGAAAAACATAGGAACAAGTCCCAGAATAAATTAATGTGCAAAATAGACAAGATATCAGAGTACCTCAACTTATACATAGTACATGTTATAATACTACAGTATAGAGTAATTGTACAATATTTAGAATTTATATTTGCTTTGCAGTACAACACTGTCATATCACTGCAAATCTATGGAGTACCTGAGTCCAGTGTTTACAACACTGTATGCATTTAAACACCATAGCAACCTCAGCAGCAAAGGATGTGGCATCCTGGTTATCAGTTCATAGGATATTAGAGTTGTTTTACAGTTCAATATCCCAATTCAGGCTCCTGTGCTAGATCAGGGCCAAGGCCGCCACACAGACTGGCTGCCTGGGAGGTTCTGAGATTGGGCTTCTTTGGCAGCGTGTCTGTGGGGCAGCTGGGGAGGTTTGAGATCTCCATGTCGGAGTGGAGCTCTGTGAGCATGAGACAGATGTCTCCTGTAGACTTCACAAAGCTGTTGTCTGTAGTGGGACTCCTGTATCTTCATCAGGTGTGAGGACTGGTGGCACATTGTGCTGGGCAGAGAGTTGGAAGAGTGGGCTTTAGCCGGAACTTCGGTGTTCATACAGGCATAGCTGTTCAGACGAGCAGAGAAAGTAGAGTTCAGTGCTGCCTCCAGCTGCAGGCCTTCCCCTTCCTGCCCCAGGAAGTGTGCAGCTCTCTGCAGGCAGCCTGAGAAGCCATCCTGGAAGGGATGTTGCTTTTCTCCATCTTCACCTTTCTTCCTGTCCCCATCTCCAGTGTTCTGGAGAAAGAGAACAGTGTGTTCCAGGATCTCAGCTTTCTCCACTCTACGCTGAGTCACACCCTGTTGGAGAGAAAGAGTGCAGATTAATGCACAGTCATGCTACACTTCTCAGAGGAGCTGACACCTGTATGAACTGCATTTAGAGCAGAGTCAAGTTAGAGGTGAATTTCATACTTTATGTAGTGGTCCCTGCAGCAGCAGGGTTCTCAGGCTCTCCAGACTGtggttcaatctctctctccgaCGTCTCTCCACCTGAGGCTTGAGGAGCTACAAGAGGAAGATGAAAGGAGATCAGACCAGGGAGATTAGACCAGTGTCTCTGCTAAACCAGTGTGTCTGAAACAGTCACTTTGTACTAAAGTAAGGGCTCCTAAAACCTAAATCTATTTACATGTTAGGACTAGCTCTGTAGGTACATTTTAGGACCACATTGTTATTACAATATCAGTCAACAAGCTAAGAACaaaataggcctacatgtttCAGTTCAAATCGATTTTGATTGACTAATAGGTATTACAGATATACTGATGAATATAATCACTTCAAAGGTTAAAATCTCACCATTCTGTCAATTTTCCTGTTCTTTTTTTCTTCAAGTGGTTTCATCTTTGTTAATCAACAAGCTGCTTTAAAAGCATATTCATCCAGAGGTCAGAGAATGTGCAGATGTAAATAATCAAGAACAGTAGTATTTCTCTGTGCTGTGTCTCTGAAGAAGAATCTCAATATGGCATTTCTGTCTCTGGACGACTTTTAAATCCTTAGGAATACGAGGTGACTTTACACTCCTCCCATTGCCACCGGTAGCCAATCCATGAGCTTCGCGGTACGCGCCTTGTACTGTTGAAATACAGTAGAGTAGCCTGCACAAGTTAGAAATGTCATACAAAGTGAATTCATAGAAGATGTCAGGATAGTCATAAGGAGGATAAATAGTATAATGGGGTGTAAAAATTTAGGCCGATTGAAACGGACTGATGGCCAATGTTAACCAGTGAAGTGAAGAGAGCTGTTGGTTAAAATTATTTCGACACAGCTCATTGTCGTGCTTTCCCAGGTTTAACAATCAGTATATCAAAGAAGACCTCATGGCGCTTGGGTACAATCCATCACATCCGCAGTAACACCCGCGGGCATGTGTTTGAAAGCGCTAACAAAAGTTGTAATTATTACAAGTGAGGTGTAGGCGAGAGTCGACCAGTCTCCAGTGTGACACGGATTTTCAAACGAATGAAGTGACACCTAAGCCTCTCAAACACAGACAGGCACACGCACAGCCAAAATAAATTGCACATTCCAATTGTGACAACATTTTACGCACAGATTCAACAGGCGTTTCTGACTTGTTAGTGGATCAATATTGCTTTAATACAATTGACTATTACATAGATAATATTATTTTGATTTAATTATATTGTAATATTAGCCTATGTTAATTAACATTTCGGAAGTCAACATGTGCGCGTGAGAACTTGGGAGCCTGGGAATGCACTAGACAGTCGATGGCGGCTTTCATTAAATGATGTACAAATTATAATAGGTAATGAAGAACAAACTGTTGTCTATCTAATCCCTTTTCCCAAGAGAAAAAGCGCAGGACAATTTCCCAGCGTTTCACATCAGGGACCAAAGATTCATTTGGTCTCCTCATTTTCTTGGCATGTCAATAGAACTATTTCAGGTTAATAGTTATAAAAAATGGGGACTATATTGAGCCACGTGCTGTAAATGGTACTTCGTCTTATAAAGTTAGAGTTAATGAATAATATTTTTGGACGGTATTGTGGTCACGTGTGGCTAAGTTGATAGAGAATGGCATTCGCAATGCGAGGTTTGCTGGTTCGATTCTCACGGGGGAATTGTGTTcaaaaatatgaaaatgtattcaCTCACTATTGTAAGTCGCTGTGGATATGAGTGTTGGCTCAATGTAAATTCCATCACAGAACATTTCTAATAGCCGAATAATTTGGTGATATAAATAACTAGCTATCCTGTCTAAGAAATGTGCCTTCTGTCCCAGACTTAAATTAATAAGATCTGGTCAGATTACTTATTTTTTACCACTTTTAATAGGCACACATTGTTATTATACTGATGATGAACCACATTTGTTAAATATTATTAGCGTAGGCTTACTAATATTTATGTATGTTAATTACATTGGAAGATGCTTTTAGACTGTAGGCTAGTCTCGATTTTTGACAGCAAGTCGCTCAGCAAGTCGTAAACTCTCCTGAAACCAAGTCTGTCCCCCTGCTGGTTTAGGAATAATTTGTTATAAAGCCTGCATACTATAGCCCtatgaaagaagaaaaaaaacatgttaagAGAAATCTAATATTCTACCATGAACCTCTGAACAAATTACTGTGAATTAATGATCCGTTCCAATACCCCAAGGAGAAGACGAATGCATAATTTTTGTATATTTGAGAATGTCAAGAGAAGCTCCTTGTTTCCGACAGATGGCATCCTCTCCGGTTatagaaaggccctaaaaatcatCCTTTGAATTTGAGGTGTGATTGAAGGTTGCTGTCACGTAGCACTTTGATTTTCTTGCACGCGACTTAACAAGTTGAGGTGTCAAAGCGCGTGGTCTCTTCGCACCTTTGACTCAAAAACACACATGCCAGCTATCAATGAAATGCAGATCTACGAAAACTTTGCAGTACTTTTAACTGGCATCGGAACGTGCCTAGACACCTTGAGTAAGTTGAATGGTAAATAAGTCATTTAAATATTGAATATCTGGCTGAGAAAGCAGATGacaaaaataaccaaaaacaaaTTTGACACTTTAATACATTATGGATTAAGATACCATTGAGACAATGTTTTTAAAGGAAtgtgttttatttgtatttcaacATACAGGCCTATATATCTGGAAAAACATAGGAACAAGTCCCATAATAAATTAATGTGCAAAAATAGACAAGATATCAGAATAAAACAAGTTATACATAGTACATTATGTAATACTAAAGCATAGTGTAATTGTACAATATTTCGAATTTATATTTTCTTTGCAGTACAACATTGTCATATCACTGCAAATCTATGGAGTCCCTGAGTCCAGTGTTCACAACACTGAATAAATTATTAGATCCACAGCAACCTCAGCAGCAAAGGATCTGGCATCCTGGTTATCAGTTCATGggatattacatttgttttacagTTCAATAACCCAATTCAGGCTCCTCTGCTAGATCAGGGCCAAGGCCTCCACACAGACTAACTGCCTGAGAGGTTCTGAGATTGGGCTTCTTTGGCAGCGTGTCTGTGGAGCAGCTGGGGAGGTTTGGGATCTCCATGTCGGAGTGGAGCTCTGTGAGCATGAGACAGATGTCTCCTGTAGACTTCACAAAGCTGTTGTCTGTAGTGGGACTCCTGTATCTTCATCAGGTGTGAGGACTGGTGGCACGTTGTGCTGGGCAGAGAGTTGGAAAAGTGGGCTTTAGCCGGGACTTCGGTGTTCATACAGGTATAGCTGTTCAGACAAGCAGGGAAAGAAGAGTTCAGTGCTGCCTCCAGCTGTAGGCCCTCCCCTTCCTGCCCCAGGAAGTGTGCAGCTCTCTGCAGGCAGCCTGAGAAGCCATCCTGGAAGGGATGTTGCTTTTCTCCATCTTCACCTTTCTTCCTGTCCCCATCTCCAGTGTTCTGGAGAAAGAGAACAGTGTGTTCCAGGATCTCAGCTTTCTCCACTCTACGCTGAGTCACACCCTgttggagagaaagagggtgcaGATTAATGCACAGTCATGCTACACTTCTCAGAGGAGCTGACACCTGTAGAAGCTGCATTTAGAGCAGAGTCAAGTTAGAGGTGAACTTCATACTTGATGTAGTGGTCCCTGCAGCAGCAGGGTTCTCAGGCTCTCCAGACTGtggttcattctctctctccgacGTCTCTCCACCTGAGGCTTGAGGAGCTACAAGAGGAAGATGAAAGGAGATCAGACCAGGGAGATTAGACCAGTGTCTCTGCTAAACCAGTGTGTCTGAAACAGTCACTTTGTACTAAAGTAAGGGCTCCTAAAACCTAAATCTATTTACATGGTAGGACTAGCTCCGTAGGTACATTTTAGGAACACATTGTTATTCTAATTTCAATAAAAAGCTAAGAACaaaataggcctacatgtttCAGTTGAAATCGATTTTGATTGACTAATAGGTATTACAGATATACTGATGAATATAATCACTTCAAAGGTTCAAATCTCACCATTCTGTCAATTTTCCTGTTCTCTTTTTCCCCAAGTGGTTTCATCTTTGTTAATCAACAAGCTGCTGTTGTCCTTCATCCAGAGGTCAGAGAATGTTCAGATGTAAATAATCAAGAACAGTAGTATTTCTCTGTGCTGTGTCACTGAATCTGGCATTCTGTCTCTGAACGACTTTTGAGTCCATAGGAATACGAGGTGACTTTACACTCCTCCCATTGCCACCGGTAGCCGAACCCTGAGCTTCCAGGCACACGTCTTGTACTGTTGAAATACAGTAGAGTAGCCTGCACAAGTTAGAAATGTAATACAAAGTGAATTCATAGAAGATGTCAGGATAGTCATAAGGAGGATAAATAGCATAATGGGTTGTACAAATCTGTAGGCCTATTGAAACAGGCTGATGGCCAATGTAACCCAGTGAAGTGATGAAAGTAGTTGGTTCAAGTTAGTTTGACACAGATCATTGTCGTGCTTTCTCACGGTGTCCCAGGTTTAACAACTTGTATATCAAATAGGACCTCATGGTGCTTCCGTAGAATCCATCACATCCGCAGTAAAACCCCTGGGCACGTGTGCGCTAACAAAAGCCACGCGTATTGTAATTATAACAATAATTGGCAAGAGTCGACGAGTCTCCAGTGTGACACGGATTTGCAAATGAATTAAGTGACACCTCAGCCTCTCAAATACAGACAGGCACACGCACAGCCACAAGGTTTTGCCCATTCCAATCTGCACAACATTTTACGCACAGAACCAACACGCGCTTCTGACTTTGTTAGTGGATGAATATTGCTTTAATACAATTGACTATTACACTATTATTTTGATTTAATTATATTGTTATATTAGCCTATGTTAATTAACATTTCAGAGGTCAATGTGTGCGCGTGAGAACTGGGAACCTGGGAATGCTCCACCAGATAGTCGGTGGCGGTATTTGCTAAATTATGTACAAATTTTAACAGGTAATAAAGAACAAACTGCTGTCTTTCCTACATCTTTTCCCAAGGGAAAAATCTCAGGACAATTTCCCAGTGCATCACATCAGGGACCATATATGATTTTGGTCTCCTCATTTTCTTGGcttgtcaatataactatttcaGGTTAATCTTATAAAAAATTGGGCCTATATTGAGCCACATGCTGTAAAAGGTACTTTGTCTGATAAAGGTAGTGTGAATTTATAATATTATTGGAAGTAGTTGAGATTCCATCACATAACATTCTAATAACCGAATAATATGGTGATATTGATAAATATATATCCTGTCTAAGAAATATGTCTTCCGTCCCAGACTTAAATTAATCGGATCAAGTCAGACTTTTTATAATTGCCACACATTGTAATTGTACTGATGATGAACCACATTTGTTAAATATTATTAGCTCAGACTTACTAATATTAATGAATGTTAATTACGTTGGAATTTGCTTTCAGACTATAGGTTACTCTCGATATTTAAGAGTAAATCGTTCTATAGTTGTAAACGTTCCTTACACCAAGGCTGTCTCACTGCTGTTTTAGGCATACTTTGTTATAAAGCctatatcaaatatattttggggggaaaaACTACTTTTTTTTTCAGTTAAGGAAAATGAAATATTTTACCATGAACCTCTGAACAAAATACTGTGAATGAATGATCCATTCCTATATTCCAAGAAGTAGAGGACATCATTTTTCTAAGTCGAGAGAAACTCCTTGTTTCCGTCATTCCGCATTCTCTCGGTTACAAAAAGGCCCTAAAAACCTTCGTTGGAGTTTGAAGTGTGATTGGAGGTCGCTGTCCCTGAACCGTTTGCTCTTCTTGACCGGGACGTAACAGGTGTTAAAGCGCGTGCTCTCTTCGCACCTTTGACTTAAACACACACATGCCAGCTATCAATGAAATGAAAATCTATGAAAACTTTGCAGTACTTTTAACTGGCGTCGGAACGTGCCTAGACACCTTGAGTAAGTTGAATGGTAAATAAGTCATTTAATTATTGAATGTCTGGCTGAGAAAGCAGATGACAACAATAACCAAAAACAAATTTGACACTTTAATACATTATGGATTAAGATACCATTGAGACAATGTTTTTAAAGGAAtgtgttttatttgtatttcaacATACTGGCCTATATATCTGGAAAAACATAGGAACAAGTCCCATAATAAATTAATGTGCAAAAATAGACAAGATATCAGAGTACTACAACTTATACATAGTACATGTTGTAATACTAAAGTATTGAGAAATTGTACAATATTTCGAATTTATATTTTCTTTGCAGTACAACACTGTCATATCACTGCAAATCTATGGAGTCCCTGAGTCCAGTGTTTACAACACTGTATGCATTTAAACACCATAGCAACCTCAGCAGCAAAGGATGTGGCATCCTGGTTATCAGTTCATAGGATATTAGAGTTGTTTTACAGTTCAATATCCCAATTTAGGCTCCTGTGCTAGATCAGGGCCAAGGCCGCCACACAGGCTGGATGGCCAGGAGGTTCTGAGATTGGGCTTCTTTGGCAGCGTGTCTGTGGGGCAGCTGGGGAGGTTTGGGATCTCCATGTCGGAGTGGAGCTCTGTGAGCATGAGACAGATGTCTCCTGTAGACTTCACAAAGCTGTTGTCTGTAGTGGGACTCCTGTATCTTCATCAGGTGTGAGGACTGGTGGCACATTGTATTGGGCAGAGATGTGGAAGAGTGGGCTTTAGCCGGGACTTCGGTGTTCATACAGGCATAGCTGTTCAGACGAGCAGAGAAAGGAGAGTTCAGTGCTGCCTCCAGCTGTAGGCCCTCCCCTTCCTGCCCCAGGAAGTGTGCAGCTCTCTGCAGGCAGCCTGAGAAGCCATCCTGGAAGGGATGTTGCTTTTCTCCATCTTCACCTTTCTTCCTGTCCCCATCTCCAGTGTTCTGGAGAAAGAGAACAGTGTGTTCCAGGATCTCAGCTTTCTCCACTCTACGCTGAGTCACACCCTgttggagagaaagagggtgcaGATTAATGCACAGTCATGCTACACTTCTCAGAGGAGCTGACACCTGTAGAAGCTGCATTTAGAGCAGAGTCAAGTTAGAGGTGAACTTCATACTTGATGTAGTGGTCCCTGCAGCAGCAGGGTTCTCAGACTCTCCAGACTGtggttcaatctctctctccgaCGTCTCTCCACCTGAGGCTTGAGGAGCTACAAGAGGAAGATGAAAGGAGATCAGACCAGGGAGATTAGACCAGTGTCTCTGGTAAACCAGTGTCTCTGAAACAGTCACTTTGTACTACAGTATGGGCTAAATATATTTACATGGTTGGACTTGCTCCATAGGTACATTTTAGGAGCACACTGTTTTTCCAATATCTGTCAACAACCTGAGATAAAGCTAAGAACAAAAAAGGCCTACATGTTTTAGTTAAAATCGATTTTGATTGACTAATAGGTATTACAGATATACTGATGAATATAATCACTTCAAAGGTTCAAATTTTACCTTTctgtcagttttcctgttctctGTTCCCCCAAGTGGTTTCATCTTTGTTAATCAACAAGCTACTGATGTCCTTAAATAGTGTATTTTTCAAGAGGTCAGAGAATGTCCAGATGTAAATAATCAAAAAGAACAGTAGTATTTCTCTGTGCTGTGTCACTGAATCTGGCATTCTGTCTCTGAACGACTTTTAAGTCCATAGGAATACGAGGTGACTTTGTGCTCCTCCCATTGCCGCCGGTAGCCAATCCCTGAGCTTCCCTGCGCCTTGTACTGTTGAAATACAATAGAGTAGCCTGTGCAAGTTAGAAATGTAATACAAAGTGAATTCATAGAAGATGTCAGGATAGTCATAAGGAGGATAAATAGTATAATGGGGTGTAAAAATCTGTAGGCCTATTGAAACAGGCTGATAGCCAATGTAACACAGTGAATGAAGTGAAGAGAGCAGTTGGTTGAAATTATTTCGACATAGCTCATTGTCTTCCTTTCGGACGCTGTCCCACGTTTAACAGCTTGTGTATCAAAGAGGACCTCATGGCACTTCGGTACAAGCCATCACATCCGCAGTAACACCCGTGGGCATGTGTTCGAAAGCGCTAACAAATGGCACGCGTATTGTAATTACAAGAGAGGTGTAGGCGAGAGTCGACCAGTCTCCAGTGTGACACGGATTTACAAATGAATTAAGTGACACCTCAGCCTCTCAAACACGGAGAGGCACACACGCATAGCCAAAAGGTACTGCCCATTCCAGTTGCCACAGAATTTTACGCACAGACCCAACACGTGTTTTTTACTTTGTTTTTAAAAATATAACCTTTCTTTAAcacggcaagtcagttaaaaaataagttcttatttacaatgacaacctacatGGGAGtaaatgccttgttcagaacgacagatttgtacctagTCAGTTCGGGAATttaatccagcaaccttccggttagcggcccaacgctctaaccactaggctacctgtcgctcGTAGATGAATGTTGCTTTAATACAATTCACTATTACATAGATACTATTATTTAGATTGAATTATATTGTTATATTAGCCTA encodes the following:
- the LOC120021057 gene encoding transcription factor HES-7.1-like is translated as MKPLEEKKNRKIDRMLLKPQVERRRRERLNHSLESLRTLLLQGPLHKGVTQRRVEKAEILEHTVLFLQNTGDGDRKKGEDGEKQHPFQDGFSGCLQRAAHFLGQEGEGLQLEAALNSTFSARLNSYACMNTEVPAKAHSSNSLPSTMCHQSSHLMKIQESHYRQQLCEVYRRHLSHAHRAPLRHGDLKPPQLPHRHAAKEAQSQNLPGSQSVWRPWP
- the LOC120021060 gene encoding transcription factor HES-7.1-like, with translation MKPLGGTENRKTDRKLLKPQVERRRRERLNHSLESLRTLLLQGPLHQGVTQRRVEKAEILEHTVLFLQNTGDGDRKKGEDGEKQHPFQDGFSGCLQRAAHFLGQEGEGLQLEAALNSPFSARLNSYACMNTEVPAKAHSSTSLPNTMCHQSSHLMKIQESHYRQQLCEVYRRHLSHAHRAPLRHGDPKPPQLPHRHAAKEAQSQNLLAIQPVWRPWP
- the LOC120021059 gene encoding transcription factor HES-7.1-like, giving the protein MKPLGEKENRKIDRMLLKPQVERRRRERMNHSLESLRTLLLQGPLHQGVTQRRVEKAEILEHTVLFLQNTGDGDRKKGEDGEKQHPFQDGFSGCLQRAAHFLGQEGEGLQLEAALNSSFPACLNSYTCMNTEVPAKAHFSNSLPSTTCHQSSHLMKIQESHYRQQLCEVYRRHLSHAHRAPLRHGDPKPPQLLHRHAAKEAQSQNLSGS